The following nucleotide sequence is from Vitis vinifera cultivar Pinot Noir 40024 chromosome 14, ASM3070453v1.
CAtttggaggttagggtttcGGTTTTTTGGTACCTAATCTCTCCACCCAAGCTTCATTTCGTTTTTCCCAGATTCTCTTGGACTCCCATGGCTCCTAAACGAGAGTCAGCTGTGGCTAGGACTCAAGGAAAGCGCCCAGCTGAGGCGTCTTAGCCATAAGCAAGCCGAAAGGCGTGTTTTGACATCACCTAGGAGTTTTGGATTTGAGTCTTTGAACTAGAATGAAGAAATTTTGGGTTGTCGAGAGTGAAAAAAGATGAGAGAAAACTTCCAAATAAGAGAGGAAAACATTTAGATTGGGTGGTTGAGTtgagtgcttttttttttttttttttttctgagaaGTTAAAGATTCAGAATTTAgtgttttttcttaatttcagtGGTCCTGCTAACATGGAGGTTGGGATGATGTTGAATATGTTGAGCTGGAGAAACGGAAGGGCAATTTGGGTACAAAAGATGAAGTCGGCTCATAGTGcacaaaaacaataatatttttcatattaaaagttGATTCTCATATTTCCCATTGTTGGGTTCCAAAAACCatataatttccaaataacatctccaaaacacaagtttccctttAACTTAGCCTTGATTCTTCCAAAAGTTGACAAATTTTGTACAGTGGCTTCACTTAGTTTGGCAAAAACTTCTCCTATGTCAGCTTTGATTGCTTCACAGCTTGCTAATTCATCTAATTAGCTTTCATACTCCAAATTCTGTTGACCAAATAGGACACTtctataataagaaaattataacattgCAAGAAGAGGCTAGTTGAAGATCTACCTCCCATCTAGAGTCAAGATTTCATTCTCATACTTGTAATGGTCTTCATAACTAGGCTCACGAGGTTTTTTATATAACGTAAAGTTATcaaacacaaaaatataaaCCACTACGACTTATAGTATACGAGTTGTCATCCTTTGAAATCAATACTAATATGTTTAGTTATGTAAGTTAAGAGATTACTTGTCAGCTAAATTGAAAGAGAACTCCAAttcaaaataaactaaaataaagaaaatataagaacaaTTTCTACAAtacacaaaaacaaacaaaactaaaaagaaagcaTCTAGAGAGTTCACAATCCGATGTTGAATTCAAAAAAAGAGTGAGAGAGAACAACTTATGATATATGGTTTAGGACCAAAAACTATCAGAGATTGAAACCAATTCACATCCAAAATTGAACCCTTACTTTGGAAAATAGGCATACTAAACctattaaatatatttcttaatttagTTAGTTTATACAATCACAACCCTACATCTTATAGATTCAACTGTTTGAATCATTAAAAGTATATCAACTTACCTTTAGATCAAGGTATTCCTAAGCATCATTAGGATGCTAATTTCTAAATCatttccaaatttcaaaaatgaGCTTCTGATGCCAAATGAAATGAAGTgttgatttcaaaatttgaatgcCAATTTAAAAACTTCTTAATGAGCTAGTGGCCTTGACTGACATTCAAAATGCTTCTTCTTcacttcaaaatttcaaagcgGGGGACTAGTTGATCTTTCTTTGCATCCTTCACTTTTGGTTTGGATgtttttaacttcaaaattccaaacacTGATTTCCAtgttttgcttctctttggcaTCAGTTTGCTTCCTCTCAACAACTTGAGCTGATCTCCATACCTTTGTAGaaagagtgtaaataatttctatttatatttttgggaattatttttaatttattttattttattctattagttttatatttttgggaagtgtcctattgagaattattattttattttattttgttttattttattttattctattagtcttatatttttgggaagtgtcctattgagaattattattttattttattttattttattctattctattagtgttatatgtttgggaagagtcctattgGGATTGTGCTAGTAGAGTCTCATTCTTTTTATAAGTAGATTCCTCTTCCACTTTGTGTCATATTCTAATTACAAGTAGATTCCCATTGGGACTATGTTAGTGGCCTATAAAAGCAGGTCacctctctatatatatatgaacaccAATTTTTCAGAGAATTTTTTCAGAAAGTTTTTCGGGGAGTATTTTCATACATCTATTTGGAGGAATTTTTCCAAAACCCAAGTTGTACACATTTCGCTTATAGAGTACACCCAAGGCGAGATCTAGTTGTTGAATCCTAGAGGTAGACCACCGATACCTTAGTGCACCGAGTTTGTCTTCGAGGAGagtggatctatttcaaggacagtGTTTGTCATGCCTCAACggataattttttctttttattcattatgttctttgtttgtgtcttttgggctagtcttttgtttccatacccttaaatccaacaatcttgaaatagATCCAAATGGAAGCTTCCCTAGTTCACACCCGTCCTGACACCTCTAAAATTGATCTCTTTAATGGGACATTCTTTAAGAGATGGTAGGAAAAGGTTTTCTCTACAATCAATGTAGTGAACTTGGGACACATTTTGACTGACCCAAAACCAAAAGATGGTTCTCATCTGTTACCAACCTGGGAAACTGGAAATAAACTAGTTAGGCATGCTATTCTGAGTACCATTTCTAAtgaacttttttatatttattgtcaatttaaagttgcaaaagaaatttgggatgcaatgaataaaaaaatgtattttggaAGATGCAAGAACTTAGAAATATGCCAtagggaattttggaaatttccAAATGATTGAGGATAGAGATGTatcatctcaaatccatgactACCATTTGTTGATTAATTACTTAGCTATTGAAGACATTAAATTACCCGAACCTTTTATGGCTGGTTATTTAGTAAAGACTCTTCCAAAGTCTTAGAAAGActataaaaataacatgaaacatAAGAAGGAAACAAATGTCCTTAGAGGATGCCATAATCCATATTAGGATTGAAGAACAAAACCAAAATAGGGACAATATTGAGAAAGCTAAGGAATTGTCTTCTAAGGCTAATGTAGTAGTAGAAGAAAAATCTAAACCTAAAAATAATAGGTCTAGGAAATAAAACTCTAGGACCAAGCCTAATGCATCAATCAAGGCTCATAActcaactattaaaaaatagggTAATTGCTTTGTCTGTGGCAAGTCAAGACATCATGCAGCTAAATGTCGCCATAAGAAGAGAACTGAGAAGTCCAATTCAAAGGCAAATCTGACAGAGATAGAAGTGATCATAGCAGTAATCTTCTCTAAGGTGAGCATGGTCACCAGTATGAAAGACTAGGTGGTAGACTATGTGGCTACCATGCACATCTATGGGAATAGAAGTGTATTTAATTCCTATGCCACTATAAAGGAAGGAGAGGAACAAATGTTCATGGGTGATTCTAGATCTACTCCAGTGATTGGCAAAGGAAAAGTTCTCCTCAAGCTAACCTCTGGAAAAGTGTTTGTCCTCTGTGATGTTCTTCATGTGCTAGATATCCATTGGAACTTGGTGTTAGTATCTCTACTTGGAAAAGCAGGAGTGAGGATCTTGTTTGACTctgataaaatagttttaaccaaGAATGATGCATTTGTGGGAAAGGGCTATTGTAATCaaggtttatttatgttgaacGTTTctgatataattaataataatgcatcttcttcttctgcttacatagttgattcttatgatatttggcatggtagactaggacatgtgaacttttcatatatgaagaaaatggttgaattgagTTTAATCCCTAAACTATCCTtagaaaaccatggaaaatgtgaatcttgtgtagaatctaaaactacaaagaaatcttgcaaatcatTTGAAAGAAAATCAGATCTACTAAGCTTAATACAAAGTGACTCAGGagacataaaaaaatacaatgactaGAGGTGGTAAATGATTCTACATAACTTTCATAGATGactactcaaggtatacaatgGTATATCTTCtgagaaacaaagatgaagcaAGAGATATTTTCatcaagtacaaaaatgaaatggaaaatcaactaagtaagaaaattaaaagactTAAAACTAATAGGGGAGTAGAGTATGAGTCCAACCCCTTTAATTCTTTATGTAAAGATCATGGGATCATTCATGAAACTACTCCTCCTTATTCCCCTGAGTCTAATGGAATagcagaaaggaaaaataggaccttagaagaaatgatgaatgcaatgGTGGTAAGTTCAGGAGCACCCTTGAACTTGTGGGGGGAAGCTATCCTATCCGcatgtcatattcaaaataaaatacctTACAAGAAAACTGGtaaaactccttatgagttgtggaagggttatgcacctaatatagcatacctaaaagtgtgggggtgtttaGCTAAAGTTCTTTTCCTTGAacctaaaaaaagaaaactaggtcctaaaacctttgatgcaatgtTCATTGGCTATGCTGAGAATAGTGCGGCATATAAGTTTCTTGTTACTAAGTCAGAAAACAATCTTATAGATGTCAATActataatagaaacaaagaatgcagatttcttttaaaacatcttTCCTATGAAACTAAATGGTAAACAACAAGTTTAGAAAACAAGTAGAGACAAGTCTATTGAACCTTCTGAATTTGAACCTAGAAGGAGTAAAAGAGataggaaagaaacaaaccTTGGAGATGGTTTCTACACCTTCCTAATAGATGAGGACCCTAGATCCTACAAAGAAGTTATAACTTCTCCTAATGTACCATTCTGGAAGGAGATCATTAACAGTGAAATCAAATCAataatgtataaccatacatgAGAGTTAGTAGATTTACCTCCCGGTGCAAATACtattggttgtaagtggatctttaaaagaaagttaaaacaagATAGGTCCATAGAGAAGTATAAAGCTTGTTTAGTTGCCAAAGGCTTTAAACAAAGAAAGGATGTAGATTACTTTGACACCTTTACCCTTGTGACTAGAATAGCATCAATTAAAGTATTGATAGCTCTAGCTTCCATTCATAATTTGGTGATacaccaaatggatgtcaatactgcattcttgaatggggatttggaaaaggaaatttatATGAATCAACCTAAGGGTTGTGTAGTTCCAATGAAGGATAAAAAGGTGTGTAAGTTGGTTAAATCACTATATGGGttaaaacaagctcccaaacaGTGGCACAACAAGTTTGATCATGTGTTAGTAACTAATGGATATTCCATTAATGATGCTAATAAGTGTATCTACAGCAAGTATGAGGATAACACATATGTAGTCATCTGcttttatgttgatgacatgctgATATTTGCAACTAACTTCAAGGTTGTGTGTGAGACCAAGAAATTCctaggttctaagtttgatatgaaagacctaGGAGAGGCAGAGGTAATTataggaattaaaataactaaaacacCTAATGGGCTTAAACTTTCTCAAGAGCACTATGTTGAAAAGATCATAAGGAAGTTTGAACACTTTGATTGTAAACTAGTGTCAACTCCTTATGATCCCAGCTCACAgctgaagaaaaatagagaatatagTGTTGCCCAAATAGAGTATGCTCAGATCATAGGGAgcctaatgtacttaatgaaTTGTACCATACCTGACATTGCTTATGCAATAGGTAGATTAAGTCGGTACACCCAAAGTCCTAATTAGGACCATTGGATTGATGTTCATAGAGTCCTTAAGTATTTGAGAGGCAccattaactatggtttgtgctttaatggatttccaagtgtccttgaaggatttagtgATGCAAATTGGATCTTGGATTCAAATGAGATGAATCCACTAGTGGATATGTTTTCACCCTTGGTGGGAGTGCAAATTCTTGGAAGTCTGCCAAGCAAACTTGCATTACTCGGTCTATTATGGAGGCTGAGTTTATTGCCTTAGAAAAGGCAGATTCTGAGGCTAAGTGACTTAGAAACCTCTTAGCAGATATCCCTTTATGGATGAGACCAACCCTGTCTGTGTATATGCGTTGTGATAGCCAAGCTACAATTGCTGAGgctaagagtaaaatatttaatgggaagAACAAAGATATACGCCTAAGGCACAATATTGTGCGGCAGCTGCTTGAAACAAGGGTTATATCCCTAGAATTTGTGAGGTCAGAGTTGAATTTGGTCGATCCTTTGACCAAACcactaaataagaaactagTGGAAGAAACATCGAGGGGATGGGGCTTATGTCTATTACAGAAGTCAAGAGTGGTGGTAACCTAACCTATTAGAATGGAAATTCCATGAAATAGGTTCATATGGGTAATAACAAATCATTTGTTGACTTGAGGTGCTCTATCAACTCTAATTGTATGAGAGTCCATCCCTATGGTGTAGATAGAGTGTATTCTGCATTGACTAAGATTGAGTGTTTACTCTTAATGAAtaccatattccttatggatggtATGTTTAAATGTAGAAAATACTTGATGGATTCACCTATATGAGAGTGGAGGTGGGACCGTTTCCTATGAGAACTTAGGTAGGTTCTCTAGAGCTCTCATGAATATCCAAGTAGGGAGCATGGCCTATTTGTGTCAACCCGTTTTGTACAGCTCATAGTGTAGTTGAAAAAACCAATGTGGATAAAAGTCCCTTAAGTTACATAAAGAAACATTGattcataaaaatttattttcaccatGTTTTGTGATTCAATACTTATTTGTCCTAAGACTGGTTCATAGCCTTTAGGGACTACTGAtgcattggattcttttttcctccaaaaaaaaaaaaaatacgttTACATTCTATGGAGGATTGAaggaagagtgtaaataatttctatttttatttttggaaattatttttaatttattttattttattctattagtcttatatttttagGAACTGTcctattaagaatttttttttttttttaattctattagtattatattttttggaagAGTCTTATTGGGATTGTGCTAGTGAAGTCTCATTCCTTTTAAAAGTAGATTCCCCTTCCACTTTGTCTCATCTTCTAATTACAAGTAGATTCTCATTGGGACTGTGTTAGTGGTCTATAAAAGCAGGTCACCCATCTCTCTATATatgaataccaatttttcaGAGAGTTTTTAGGAGAATATTTTCATACATCTATTTGGAGGAAtttttccaaaacccaagctATACATATTTTGCTTACAGAGTGCACCCAAGGTAAGATCTGGCTGTTGAATCTTGAAGGTAGACCACTAATGCCCTAGTGCACCAAGTTCATCTTCGAGGAGGatggatctatttcaaggacaaTACTTGTCACACCTCAATcgataagttttttattttaagttttttattttattcattttgttttttatttgtattttttgaacTAATCTTCTGTTTTCATACCCTTAAATCCAACAATTTCCttgtttaaatatattaatagaaataCTCGTTCTAACCCTCATGTTCTCGCTCTTTCTCTCAAGTATTGAATCTCAAAAACTGTCATTTCATTTGATTGTTTATCCTTTGTGTCTAAGGACCGACTGAAGGGATGGTGTATCCACCTTTGAAATATTGCCTACCTTTGAAATTTTGCGTCTGTCAGGCTTACGTGAAAGTGAGCAACCGACAAGATTTTCATTTCCCAAGAGATGAAAAGGTAAAATTAAGTACGATAAGGACTTAGCATTGTCAAATAAGATGATCCCACCAACATCACTTTTTCTGAGCAGGAGTGGGTGAAGTTTCTTAGTCTTCTGCATGCTCGTGCTCTTCTTTTCCTAACCAAATCTTTTGTCGGTGACCCTCTTGGATATGCATTGAAATTGCCTTCCCACTAGAAGCTCTTCCACtaccttcttttattttttaaactttttgtcAAGACTTTGAAACAGCTGCATCTTCTTCAAAGCTTTTGTCAAAGCATGGTTTGAGATCTTGCTCTAAGCACCACCACTCCATTTGCTGGTTATCATGGCTTGACCTCAGCCACAACTcccttttaatttcttttatgttgGATTACAGGGTGGCAAAGTGGAAGCAAATGACAGtggattttttcttttattctcattatgttttttccatttaaaatcCAATGTACTTTTTTTACACgtcaatttataaatatattatctttttagaaaataaataatatgtcAATTGCGATTGAGAAAAGTGTCATTagtgatattttatttataaatttttaaatttaaataaaaataaataaataaaatttaagtggGTCACATTTGCTTTGACAAAAtagtaataaagaaaaaaattaccatgcaaaataagattttaaagacaaataaataagccaataagttaattgttgttttttgacTCACATTTGCCGCCCTAAAATTGACCTCTCTCGCGTTGCCCCCTTTGAATCCTATTTCTAGTTCCTCCCCTAGGTGGATTCTAATTGGATACcatgtaaaattttcaattttggtagTTAAATTTGGTCAATTCTAAAAGAAAGAAGGTTAACGTGGAGGTATATAAAGAAACGAAATGGCATCGCTTTTTcttttggtcaattttttttatttattactatttttctacatgagattaaaaaaacattacttTTTTGgtctcaaaaaaaatataaaaaaaattaaaaataaaaaaaacttaaatttgtcGGTAATTGCAAAATCATATTCCATCTATAGCTAGCAACAAAATGGAATGGATAGCACGTTTTTCTTATTGgaaatttcaaaaaagaaaagtaaatggGTTACATAAATAAAGAGTGGTCCCTTTTCTTGCCTCCAAAGCATGGCCCTCCTTCTTTATCGTTAAGGCAAAATTCCCCATATGGCGCATGTTCGCATGTTATTTTTGACCATTGCACCCTAAGGAATATTTGAACCTTTCAAACATACATGCACATATGTCAAAGAGATAGTGTCGTTCACCTCAAATTCAACCCAAAAATCACATTCGAAGACAGCCCCAATAGTCAATCTCTTAGTGATTAACTATCTCAATAATAGGAGAGCGTTTGTCTTCTTAGAAAAAGATGGCTTTGCTTTTGAAAACAACGTAGCTTTTGGACTATCTGCAccaactttttaaaaaacaaaaaatatttatagcatTTTTCTTAGGGATTTTATGTGTAAATATTTATGTATAGAGGGATGACcacgtttttttttattattatttatgacttcttTTCTCAGagtatatatgtatgtgtgtgcaTATAGGCATGATGGCATTGAAGTTGGGCATTTGAAGTTGGGATATAGGTTGAAGACAAGGTATCAATTAAGATGGTGAGGACTCCTTGTTGTGAGAGTATGGGACTGAAGAAGGGGTCATGGACTCCTGAGGAAGATCAGATCTTAGTTTCTCACATTCAGCGCCATGGCCACGGCAACTGGCGGGCTCTCCCCAAAGAAGCCGGTGAGTTCATAGTATGTGAATCAATTAAAGTTTTGTTTGAGATTTTGGTAATTAGATGAATTAAGCCCAAGATTActaatttccttttatatttctACACATAGTCCATGTAAATGATGAGTGGATTTGCTTAGGGAAGGGCTCTCCTTTCATTTACTATCTTTTTCAAATTGATTCATAAGAAAGTTTGATTGAAGATATCCTTCTTGAGAATTAACATACTCTTCACTATGAATTTTTCATGTTGTATGTATGTCCTAATCATATGTTCAATTGTTGGTATATGTTAGGGTTAATGAGATGTGGAAAAAGCTGCAGGCTTCGATGGACGAACTACTTGCGCCCAGATATCAAGCGAGGAAACTTCagcaaggaagaagaagaaaccatCATCAAGCTCCATCAACTTCTTGGAAACAGGAGAGTTCTCTTTTTCCAATTTCATTAGTCATTGATCTCATATATGGTTGTATTTTTGTCATATCAACCCTAATTATAAAATCATACTAGTATATAAATATTGCTGGTAATAAGGTTTCATAAAGCTTAATAGAGAGACTTAAAATAGACCATTTGGTGGGGAGGGGAAGAGTAATACTGAGCTAATTAAATTTTAGCAGGGAGGAAGCTTCCCtagatttttttatcaaactctTTCAACACTCCTAAGATAGAGCATGAACACAGATATTATATTGATAAATTCtgtaaagaaaacaaaattattgtACAAGAGAGAAGCAATTAATTggatgaaaaatatgaagaatagaAATTTGTATACCTTAGTTTGGATGAGTGAATTCTAACATGATGTTGTATTCCAGGTGGTCTGCCATAGCAGCTAGGCTACCAGGAAGAACAGACAATGAGATAAAAAATTTCTGGCACTCCCATCTCAAGAAGAGACTGAAACACAAGTTGGCCACCCTAGACACAATTCCCAAATGCAAAATGGGGGATGCAAGAAGATCAAAGACTGCAAATATGCCGATGGACCCGAGAATTGAAAGTCCAGGCCATGCACCAATCTTGCCAACCCAGCTCCTGTCAGCTACCACAGCTGG
It contains:
- the LOC100251790 gene encoding transcription factor MYB4 codes for the protein MVRTPCCESMGLKKGSWTPEEDQILVSHIQRHGHGNWRALPKEAGLMRCGKSCRLRWTNYLRPDIKRGNFSKEEEETIIKLHQLLGNRRVLFFQFH
- the LOC132255062 gene encoding transcription factor MYB30-like; the encoded protein is MMLYSRWSAIAARLPGRTDNEIKNFWHSHLKKRLKHKLATLDTIPKCKMGDARRSKTANMPMDPRIESPGHAPILPTQLLSATTAGSALEADSINGSSANSCNVNDDLFPQLEQKCKEKLVEKGPSVCIIVEFVSIAAE